The following nucleotide sequence is from Odocoileus virginianus isolate 20LAN1187 ecotype Illinois chromosome 18, Ovbor_1.2, whole genome shotgun sequence.
CCCAGCTCGGCGTTGTCCGGCGCATGCGGCCGGGCACCATCTGGCCTGCTCTCCCCCGCCCCTACCCTCTTAGGCTGAAACGTCAGCCGCGGGCCTGGCCTCCGCGCTGACACGGTGGGACGTGCCCGGACCCGCAGCGGGCGGAGCCTAAGGAGGTGGGAGAGCGCCTCCCGACAGCCCAGCTGGGAACGGGTTCAGTCCCGGCCGGCTCTCCGCTCCGCCGGAGGGAAGCTCCGCGGTGCGGACTCTGTGACGCGCCCGCACAGTGCAACCAGAGCGGGTTCGCGCAAGGTTGCTGCTGCGCGAGGCGCATTTTCCTGGGAACCATCCGGGGAAATCCCGGCTTTAACTACGGGCCGTTCGGCCATTGTACCGACCCCTCTAGCCGCAGAAGGACGGCAAAGGGGGGCTGAAGCTGAGCTGAGCTCTTCCCGAGTGGGGAGAGCCCTCCAGGGCgaggtgggaagggagggtaGGGTGTTGCGAAGTTCACGGCCAGCGGTGGATTATCCAGGACAGTTTGCGCCTGGGGGCTGCGAAGTCAGCGAAGAGGACAAGGGCATGCTCAGTGGTGGTGGCGGTGATGCGGACCTGGCCAACGCCGCGGCGCGGGGCCAAGTGGAGGCCGTGCGGCAGCTCCTCGAAGCCGGTGTGGATCCCAACAGACTCAACCGCTTCGGGAGACGCCCGATCCAGGTAGTTGGGGGCCCCGGGCCTCGCCGGCAGGGGGCGCACGAACACGGGGCCGCCGCCTCCGTGGACGCGGCTGGAACTGAGATCTCCACGAACAGACCTGTGTCTCTTTGCTGGAGTATGGAGCTCAGGTGTAAAGCAGGTTTTCACTCATCAGAAATTCTAAAGGAAGGGACTGGAAACCCCGCTACttcagtttgcttttctttttaatggggggtggtggtgggggtgggggcaaggccAGTATTCCCTGTCCCATCTCATAGCAGATGCAAGAGATAGGTTCACCTGggcaggaaagggaaggagaggctATTTGGGGAGAACTGCTTTGTCTCATCTGTTTGTCTTTCAACAAATAGCGATCAGTTTTCAACGATAGAGATAATTAGATTACAAGTTACGCAATTTGGATTGGATTTAAGGAATTCTACATCACAGCACATAAAAATCATCCTGAATTTTTAAGCTGCGATATGAAATGTTATATTCTTTCCTCATTGAATTGAATAAATACAAAGGTGAATTGAATACAAAGTAATGTCAGGATTCGTCAACCACAGtatttaattccttttattttacGTTAGCAGTGTTTCTTGAGTGTTACATAAGAGAAAATATGCTTCTATAGATTTTTATCATACTGAATGCTTGGATTACATAAACATCCCTGCAGCTTTGTTAAATGGCAAAGGGTCTTTATGAATAATTAGCCTCTTCCttgttaaaattcatttattcgaTATGTTTAACTATTAATCCCACTTTAATTAGtgctgatatatatttttttaatttctttaaaatctaagGTAGTACTTTGTGTTTTACTGTTGATCATGTAGTCAGCAGTATTAAGTACTAAAAATTAGTATTCACCTCACAATCATCTTCCAGAACCAAGTCATTAGTAAGAAATCTTGTTAATCATgcagtttttaaatatgtattcattcattttgaatttatagaAAATGTTGGAAGAAGTGAGGGATTATTTAAagcagcaaaaatattttaaagtagtccTTAAAGACTTCAACTTATATTAGTAACTGTACAAGGGggcttttgtcattttaattcacCATATTCTGAGATATTAAGAGCCACTTTTTCTCCTCTATATATGAGATGCACTTTACATCACTAATAGAAAATATATCATGGTTTTTAAGGGAGGAGATGGATGTTTTCAATAACCATGGAACAACGAAAAAAATTAGCATACTATATTTTGATTCCATGGTACATATTAAAGCATAAACTCACAAgaacatataatttcattttgaatatttaattatcaattgttaaaataagaaagtaaatgcTGGCATAATGTACATGTACACAAAGGGATACTGTAGGATTACTGCTTCAAAACATCGTTTTTCTAAGTTATGCATTGCTCTGATTTGACTGCTAAAATCCAAGCTCCTTTTTAGATAGCAAAATGTTTACTGTTTAACAATATAAAATCCTAGCACATTATAAAATCCTGTACAATGCAAATATAGTGTCTATTTTATGTTACATCAAATATATTATCCTCTAAACTTTAGCCCTTATCtataatgttaaatattaaaagtgGTGAATCATTGATTGAAAACAAATAGTTTGTTTTCATCGTCTTATAAAACTATGCACGACTTTACTTTCCCCCCCTCTATCTCCCACTGTGGCTCAAATTATGGGACTATATATACGCCCTTTATGAGCAGAGACATATaacagtgaaaagtaaaagcCTTCCCACAGGGGATTTACCACAAGAAATAAACAAAGTAAACCTTGTTTTAAACGtagtttcttattttctctcctaAAGCATTACTCtaatgtctaaaataaatatatcagctGACTGCCTAGTAAATTTTTTAGATGGGGATTAtggctgggtgggggaggggagagcaagGGAAATAAATTTAAGATTGTAAAAGTCCTTAAACTTAACTCTGCCTTAAACTTAAGTCCTTTAAGTCCTTAAACTTAACATCATTTAACAACATAGATTACCGTTTCaatggacatttttaaaaacttttcccaCAACGGCGATAAGCACTTTGTTATCAGCTCTTTCCTTGTCTTCCCACGTTTGGAGAATAAAACTGAACTAATTAATTAGGTCTGAGTAGAGTATAAACTGGGGCTGCTAGGTGTCGGGgagcggtgggggggggggcgagaGGGGGGATTTGCGTCAGTAAATTAAGCTTAACTAGACTTCCGAGGCTTGTAAGGGCCTGGGGATCATGAATAGGTCTTTTTTTGAAAAGACTCTACTTGCCCCCACCTGTCCTGACCACTCTGCTCTCTCCGGCAGGTGATGATGATGGGCAGCGCCCGAGTAGCCGAGCTGCTGCTGCTCCACGGCGCGGACCCCAACTGCGCGGACCCCGCCACGCTCACCCGACCGGTGCACGACGCCGCCCGGGAGGGCTTCCTGGACACGCTGGTGGCCCTGCACCGAGCCGGGGCGCGGCTGGATGTGCGCGATGCCTGGGGCCGCCAGCCCGTGGACCTGGCTGAAGAGCGGGGCCACCGCGACGTCGCCGGGTACCTGCGCGCGGCCGCGGGAGACTGAGGGCACGCGTACATAGCCGCCCACAACGACTGTTTTTTCTCTCCAGTTCGCCACCCCAACTTAGTTCAAAGAGGGCTGCAAACCTGGAATAGCGGAAGTCTTCCTGGGCGACTGGATTCCCGGCAGCGAAGGAGGAGCTGactggaaataattttttctccgccccccccccaccccctctggaTATCGCCCTTGGCACTCACCGTGAAGCAAAATGAAGAGAGGTGGGGCACATGGATTTCCAGTAGGAGCCGAATGTGGAACTCCCGCGTTTGTTTTTCAGGGTTTTCTGGTGAAAAGCGGCACGTGAGCAAGTCCATGAACAAACCCAAGTGCTGTGAATCTTCACACAGAAGGTGCTGGGGCGGAGTGGGAGGCGGTGGCAGCTAGCCTTCAGGTCGCAGGCAGGTGATAACGATCGCCCCACTGACCTTGAAGGACCCCCCTGTAAGTCCCCACTTCAGGCGTCGGGCCCTGAGGGAAAATCTGGAGCTGGAGGACCAGACAATGACGAGGACGAAGATCGACCCGGGCTCAGTAGGCGACCAAAGCCTCCTTTACAGGATTGCGGAGCGGGGCGGGTCGCGAGCAAAAAGCTACCGACTGGAAGCCTTGGGGCCTCTTGTCCAGTCCCATCAGATAGCGATGGGGAAGAGAGGACCCGGAAGTCACCTCGATTTGCCCGCTAATTCTAAAGTCCCCAGGTCTAGGTGATGCTGAACGGCTCTCCGAAAGGGGCGCTCATTTGCTGTTGCTAAGGCGAGATTCCTGCGGTGTTCCGTCCTCGGACAGACAGGTCCGGGTTGTAGCAAGAGCGATTGTAGGTAGGCCATTAACTGTTAACGATTTGTTTGATCTCTATACGATAGGATTCAGAAAGCCCCCTGTAAATTGCCACTTGAAAAGATTTCGTGATATTTTGTACTTCTGGGTTGTTCTTCAGTAGCAGTCTTAATTCGGAGACTTTAAATAACAAAGTAACTCGCGGCCCTTGGGAAGGAAGTGAGGAAGAACGACAGCTTTTATGCGAAGCTATGGCACCGTGCCACCTCCCAGATTACTTCAGTCCTTAacctatttatttctttgttaaagTTTGTTTCCTTTACTGGAGTGTCTCCAGGGTCAAACTATGAAATATTACAAACGTTTTTTAGAAGATCCATGCACTTACCCAGTAAATGATCTCAGGATATCTCCCAAAGGGTTGCTGAAGGAGTAGACAGTGTGAAACTGTTGAAACTACGTAATGATGGCTCGTGAAATGTCTTACTATCTGCTGAACAAACTAAAGGTGTACTGTTTGGGGATTTAATTTCCAGTGTTGCTTGATTCATTACAGCATTGGAATAACTGATATTTCACtgttttaatgttaaaaagaaaagttgagaTTGGACACCAAGGTTTTGGCTGTGAATTCCATTCCTAATTTAAGGGAGTTGTGGAATCTGGTGACAACCTTATATTAATGGAAAGTAAATCAAGAAAATATGGTTGGGTACTACAGGGTACTGtgagattcatatatatatatacacatatatatatatgccaaaaCATCATACATTATTGGGAAATCAAGTACCACCTGGTGgcactgaaatatttatgatgcatttaaaagtaaattcagATTTCAAATCCACCTGGTAGGCAGGTATGGCCAATGTGTTTTATCAGCCACACAAGAAATACATATGTTAAATCTGTTTAAGATTTTACTTTGAAGGATACATGCAAATAAACATAGCTCTATATACATGAGCCCTGCTTCTGGCTCTATTttacaattacagaaaaatatacatGTTAATTTCTGTATCTAAATCTAAAATATTACCAAGGTTTGTAAAAATCTTATCACCTGACCTTCACTGCAAGATCtggaagtaaaataaatttataattcaaTAATGTATTCATTTGgcctcatttttatattttttcagctGAGGGAATGGATGAGAATAAGGATGATTTACTATGAAAgcaaaatctatttaaaatttcctatGTTCTAATGGCTAAAATTAGTAATTTCAAATATAAGGTATGAAATAAATTCTGAGAGCTCAAGATTCATACAGCTCCTAACGGCTTTGGGAAAGTGTGTTCATAGGAAtgccttaaaattttatttctgtgttatgAGAAAAACAATATGAATATGGTGTCCAGGaccaaataagttcattttataaAGCTAGGTAACTGACcttcagcaaataaataaaactaacttAACTTACACCAATCACATTGAGATTCTATATTGCCCTTCCTTTATgggaaatgttaaaaaacaaattatttgtgTGCTAATATGTAATAGTcaatagggattttttttaactACCTCCATaattatcaattattttaaaaaccaagacatgcttatttttcttttccaaagttcaAGATGTTGGcactctaacaaaaacaaaaaaaagagcaatTAGAATCAGTGATTCTAAAACCTTAGAAACACTCTTGTGGACTACTTTCTGAAACAAATGGAAAAGCTGGTGTCATCTACAGTATCAGATGACAGCTAATCATAACCATTATAATCATAACATAATGTCAGCAACTAATCATAACCAAAATCTGATATGAATACTAGGGTTTCACTATTAACAAACTATCCCATTACTTGTGAAAACCTAGGTTGGTGTAATTTCATTGCATTTAATTACCAGGTTTAaaaagatggggaggggaggtgtaAATACCtaagaaaataagaacattttaattttttaaattacttggaGAGAGCAACAAGAGCACAATACTTTCAACATCTCTTCCTGTTCAATTTAAAATTCCAGGGAAGAATGAGggaatgaaggaaagagaaattaggacTTGAATGGAAGGTAGGAGACCTGGAATCTGGTATTGGTTCTTCAAATAATTCAATATATGATCTACTAAATCAAATGACATAATTAgccccaatttcctcatctataaaaaatgGGAGTGGTACTAGATTATTCTTAAGCTCCCAACTATCACTAACATTTTATCCCTTTATAAGTTTGTCATATACATGACTGTAATTTGGTCTTATATTTTATTAGTAATTATTTTGCCATGGTCTGTCTGAGCCAAGAAAAGCTAtataaaggaagagagagaagtgatacattttaaaattctggagCCCTGGGGAATGGGAGATCTTTATAAGTACCACCTCTACCAGTTAATTGAAAAGTTAGAGACAAGTCTGTGAGAACTAGCACAAAAAAGAtgctttgtaaaataaatatgtagtTTAATTTTAAGCACTTTCTTACTCCATCTTACCTGATTTTTTGTTGTCGTGTTTTGCATTTATCTCATGTCACTCAGAACTCAGTTCTTTAAGTGAGATAAGCAGGTAAACccaataaatttattaaaataatgcttaagTAGGTATCTACCAACGAAATGCTCTGAAAGGAATGATGTTTTTTAAGTACACTTATTACAAGTGATTCTGACCTAAAAGGAGTTGGTATAAGAGttaaaaccaagaaaaaaggTTGGGGATTTTGGAAGGAATAGAAAGTGCGAAGCATGAGAATGCTAAAATATGTAGAAATGTCATTAGAAGATGAATAACTCTGTAAATAGCTCTGTAAAATAACTCTGTAAAATAATGGATTTTAAGGACCCATTTCTAAAGGTCTGCACTTTCTCATTTGTTTCCATTGGATTATGAAGTTTTAGGTCCCTAAGTGTTAGGTGATGGTAGGAACCAGCTGGTCTGGGAAGAGCTTAGTATCACCTGAAtaagtacagttcagttcagtcattcagtcctgtcccactcttttcgatctcatgactgcagcacgccaggcttccctgtccatcaccaactcccagagcttgctcaaactcatgtccatcctctgtccccttccccttctgcctttaatctttcccagcatcagggtctttgccagtgagtcagttcttcacatcaggtggccaaagtattggaccttcagcatcaatccttccagtgaatattcaggactgatctcctttaggattgactggttggatctccttgcagtccaacggactctcaagtcttctccaataccacagttcaaaagcatcaattcttaggagctcagcttgctttatggtccaactctcacaaccatacgtaactactggaaaatgataactttgactagatggacctttgtcagcaaagtaatgtctctgctttttaatgtgctgtctaggttggtcatagcttttcttccaaggagcaagcatcttttaatttcatggctgcagtcaccatctgcagtcattttggagcccaagaaaataaagtctgtcactgtttccattgttttcccatctatttgccatgaagtgatgggaccagatgccatgatctttgttttgaaTATGTATGAGTCAGCCATTTCAGGAGGGTGGAGAAtgagat
It contains:
- the CDKN2B gene encoding cyclin-dependent kinase 4 inhibitor B is translated as MLSGGGGDADLANAAARGQVEAVRQLLEAGVDPNRLNRFGRRPIQVMMMGSARVAELLLLHGADPNCADPATLTRPVHDAAREGFLDTLVALHRAGARLDVRDAWGRQPVDLAEERGHRDVAGYLRAAAGD